The following proteins come from a genomic window of Acinonyx jubatus isolate Ajub_Pintada_27869175 chromosome C1, VMU_Ajub_asm_v1.0, whole genome shotgun sequence:
- the SRARP gene encoding steroid receptor-associated and regulated protein yields the protein MTPSEDPSDPKASPKVTGLETDVETSSGGKPGCHQKAIPPAHLTFVIDCARGRQISLIAPPVLPRAPGPNLGTVTPPMKTYILFCGENQPHLTQEAPLGRGRLAQARGAVPPCRGTGAPDSSPVSPLVPQEAPEAKGNPLKSVPSRSSAWGTVIGSLKALSSCVCGQAD from the exons ATGACCCCCTCAGAAGACCCCAGCGACCCAAAGGCCAGCCCCAAGGTCACGGGCCTGGAGACAGACGTGGAGACCAGTTCAG GTGGGAAGCCAGGCTGCCATCAGAAGGCCATCCCCCCCGCTCACCTGACTTTTGTCATCGACTGTGCTCGTGGCAGACAGATCTCCCTGATAGCACCCCCAGTGCTGCCCCGAGCCCCTGGTCCTAATCTAGGAACCGTCACCCCGCCAATGAAGACTTATATCTTGTTCTGTGGAGAAAACCAGCCCCACCTGACTCAGGAGGCCCCCCTGGGTAGGGGACGCCTTGCCCAGGCCAGGGGGGCCGTGCCACCCTGCAGAGGGACCGGGGCCCCAGATTCCTCCCCAGTCAGTCCACTGGTCCCGCAGGAGGCTCCTGAAGCCAAGGGAAACCCCTTGAAGTCTGTGCCCTCGAGGTCTTCAGCTTGGGGAACTGTCATAGGCTCGCTCAAAGCCCTCTCCTCCTGTGTCTGTGGGCAGGCAGATTAA
- the HSPB7 gene encoding heat shock protein beta-7 — MSHRTSSTFRAERSFHSSSSSSSSSSSSASRALPAQDPPMEKALSMFSEDFGSFMRPHSEPRAFPARSGGPGNIKTLGDAYEFAVDVSDFSPEDIIVTTSNNHIEVRAEKLAADGTVMNTFAHKCQLPEDVDPTSVTSALREDGSLTIRARRHPHTEHVQQTFRTEIKI; from the exons ATGAGCCACAGGACCTCCTCCACCTTCAGAGCGGAGAGAAGCTTCCattcctcctcctcgtcctcctcatcctcatcctccTCAGCCTCCCGTGCCCTCCCAGCCCAGGACCCGCCCATGGAGAAAGCCTTGAGTATGTTTTCCGAGGATTTTGGCAGCTTCATGAGGCCCCACTCAGAGCCCCGGGCCTTCCCAG CCCGTTCCGGGGGGCCGGGCAACATCAAGACCCTCGGGGACGCCTATGAGTTTGCAGTGGATGTGAGTGACTTCTCACCTGAAGACATCATTGTCACCACCTCCAACAACCACATCGAGGTGCGGGCTGAGAAG CTGGCAGCCGACGGCACAGTCATGAACACCTTCGCTCACAAGTGCCAGCTGCCCGAGGACGTGGACCCCACTTCCGTGACCTCAGCCCTGAGGGAAGACGGCAGCCTCACCATCCGGGCCCGGCGTCACCCACACACGGAGCACGTCCAGCAGACCTTCCGGACAGAGATAAAAATCTGA
- the LOC106975579 gene encoding chloride channel protein ClC-Ka isoform X2: MEELVGLREGSSGSPVTLQELWGPCPRIRRGIRGGLEWLKQKLFRVGEDWYFLMTLGVLMALISYAMNFAIGRVVRAHKWLYREIGDSHLLRYLSWTVYPVALVSFSSGFSQSITPFSGGSGIPELKTILSGVVLEDYLDIKNFGAKVVGLTCTLATGSTLFLGKVGPFVHLSVMIAAYLGRVHTKAIGEPENKSKQNEMLVAAAAVGVATVFAAPFSGVLFSIEVMSSRFSVWDYWRGFFAATCGAFMFRLLAVFNSEQETITSLYKTNFRVDVPFDLPEIFFFVALGAICGILSCVYLFCQRTFLGFVKTNRVTSKLLATSKPLYSALAALVLASITYPPGVGRFIASRLSMKQHLESLFDNNSWVLMTRNSSPPWPEELDPQNLWFEWYHPRFTIFGTLAFFLVMKFWMLILATTIPMPAGYFMPIFILGAAIGRLIGEALAVAFPEGIVAGGVTNPIMPGGYALAGAAAFSGAVTHTISTALLAFELTGQIVHALPVLMAVLAANAIAQSFQPSFYDGTIIVKKLPYLPWIRGRKISSHRVTVEHFMNATITTVAKDTPLEEVVKVVTSTDMATYLLVESTESQILVGTMERTHLVQALQAEPPSWAPGHQCLQDILAGGCPVEPVTLQLSPETSLHQAHNLFELLNLQSLPVTSRGRAVGSVSWVELKKAISSLTNPPAPK; encoded by the exons ATGGAAGAGCTGGTAGGGCTGCGTGAGGGCTCCTCGGGGAGCCCTGTGACTCTTCAGGAGCTATGGGGCCCGTGTCCCCGCATCCGCAGAGGCATTCGCG GGGGCCTGGAGTGGCTGAAGCAAAAGCTGTTCCGCGTCGGGGAGGACTGGTACTTCCTGATGACCCTCGGGGTGCTCATGGCCCTGATCAGCTACGCCATGAACTTCGCTATCGGGCGCGTGGTCAGAG CACACAAGTGGCTCTACCGGGAGATTGGGGACAGCCACCTGCTCCGGTATCTCTCCTGGACTGTGTACCCTGTGGCCCTGGTCTCCTTCTCCTCTGGCTTCAGCCAGAGCATCACACCCTTCTCTGGAG GTTCTGGAATCCCAGAGCTGAAGACTATTCTGTCAGGCGTGGTGTTGGAGGACTACCTGGATATTAAGAACTTCGGGGCCAAGGTCGTGGGCCTTACCTGCACCCTGGCCACTGGCAGCACCCTTTTCCTGGGCAAAGTG ggccCCTTCGTGCACCTGTCTGTGATGATCGCTGCCTACCTGGGCCGTGTGCACACCAAGGCCATTGGGGAGCCTGAG AACAAGAGCAAGCAGAACGAGATGCTGGTGGCAGCGGCCGCGGTGGGTGTGGCCACAGTGTTTGCAGCGCCCTTCAGCG GCGTCCTGTTCAGCATCGAGGTCATGTCTTCCCGCTTCTCTGTCTGGGATTACTGGAGGGGCTTCTTCGCTGCCACCTGCGGGGCCTTTATGTTCCGCCTCCTGGCAGTCTTCAACAGCGAGCAGG agacCATCACCTCCCTCTACAAGACCAATTTCAGGGTGGATGTCCCCTTCGACCTGCCAGAGATCTTCTTTTTTGTGGCCCTGGG ggccatCTGCGGCATCCTGAGCTGCGTTTACCTCTTCTGTCAGCGAACATTCCTTGGTTTTGTCAAGACCAACCGGGTCACCTCCAAACTGCTGGCCACCAG caAGCCTCTGTATTCTGCCCTGGCCGCCTTGGTTCTTGCTTCCATCACCTACCCCCCTGGCGTGGGCCGCTTCATCGCTTCTCGG CTGTCCATGAAGCAGCATCTGGAGTCACTGTTCGACAACAACTCGTGGGTGCTGATGACCCGGAACTCATCCCCACCCTGGCCTGAGGAGCTCGACCCCCAGAACCTGTGGTTCGAGTGGTACCACCCACGGTTCACCATCTTTGGGACCCTTGCCTTCTTCCTGGTTATGAAG TTCTGGATGCTGATTCTGGCCACCACAATCCCCATGCCTGCCGGCTACTTCATGCCCATATTCATCCTCG GAGCTGCCATCGGGCGCCTCATCGGGGAGGCCCTGGCTGTTGCCTTCCCTGAGGGCATCGTGGCTGGAGGGGTCACCAACCCCATTATGCCTGGAGGGTACGCCCTGGCAG GGGCTGCGGCCTTCTCAGGGGCTGTGACCCACACCATCTCCACGGCGCTGCTGGCCTTCGAGCTGACTGGCCAGATAGTGCACGCGTTGCCGGTGTTGATGGCCGTGCTGGCAGCGAACGCCATCGCCCAGAGCTTCCAGCCTTCCTTCTATGACGGCACCATCATTGTCAAGAAGCTGCCATACCTCCCGTGGATCCGAGGTCGGAAAATCAG CTCTCACCGTGTGACTGTGGAGCACTTCATGAACGCTACCATCACCACGGTGGCCAAGGACACACCGCTGGAGGAAGTGGTCAAGGTCGTGACCTCCACGGACATGGCCACGTACCTCCTGGTGGAAAGCACAG AATCCCAGATCCTGGTGGGCACCATGGAAAGGACCCACCTGGTGCAGGCACTCCAGGCTGAGCCACCTTCCTGGGCTCCAGGACACCAG TGTCTCCAGGACATATTGGCTGGGGGCTGTCCCGTGGAGCCAGTGACCCTGCAGCTGTCTCCGGAGACCTCCCTGCACCAG GCACACAACCTCTTCGAGCTGCTGAACCTTCAGTCCCTCCCTGTGACGTCCCGGGGCAGAGCTGTAGGCTCCGTGTCTTGGGTGGAG TTGAAGAAAGCAATTTCCAGCCTGACAAACCCACCAGCCCCAAAGTGA
- the LOC106975579 gene encoding chloride channel protein ClC-Ka isoform X3 has product MEELVGLREGSSGSPVTLQELWGPCPRIRRGIRGGLEWLKQKLFRVGEDWYFLMTLGVLMALISYAMNFAIGRVVRAHKWLYREIGDSHLLRYLSWTVYPVALVSFSSGFSQSITPFSGGSGIPELKTILSGVVLEDYLDIKNFGAKVVGLTCTLATGSTLFLGKVGPFVHLSVMIAAYLGRVHTKAIGEPENKSKQNEMLVAAAAVGVATVFAAPFSGVLFSIEVMSSRFSVWDYWRGFFAATCGAFMFRLLAVFNSEQETITSLYKTNFRVDVPFDLPEIFFFVALGAICGILSCVYLFCQRTFLGFVKTNRVTSKLLATSKPLYSALAALVLASITYPPGVGRFIASRLSMKQHLESLFDNNSWVLMTRNSSPPWPEELDPQNLWFEWYHPRFTIFGTLAFFLVMKFWMLILATTIPMPAGYFMPIFILGAAIGRLIGEALAVAFPEGIVAGGVTNPIMPGGYALAGAAAFSGAVTHTISTALLAFELTGQIVHALPVLMAVLAANAIAQSFQPSFYDGTIIVKKLPYLPWIRGRKISSHRVTVEHFMNATITTVAKDTPLEEVVKVVTSTDMATYLLVESTAVKF; this is encoded by the exons ATGGAAGAGCTGGTAGGGCTGCGTGAGGGCTCCTCGGGGAGCCCTGTGACTCTTCAGGAGCTATGGGGCCCGTGTCCCCGCATCCGCAGAGGCATTCGCG GGGGCCTGGAGTGGCTGAAGCAAAAGCTGTTCCGCGTCGGGGAGGACTGGTACTTCCTGATGACCCTCGGGGTGCTCATGGCCCTGATCAGCTACGCCATGAACTTCGCTATCGGGCGCGTGGTCAGAG CACACAAGTGGCTCTACCGGGAGATTGGGGACAGCCACCTGCTCCGGTATCTCTCCTGGACTGTGTACCCTGTGGCCCTGGTCTCCTTCTCCTCTGGCTTCAGCCAGAGCATCACACCCTTCTCTGGAG GTTCTGGAATCCCAGAGCTGAAGACTATTCTGTCAGGCGTGGTGTTGGAGGACTACCTGGATATTAAGAACTTCGGGGCCAAGGTCGTGGGCCTTACCTGCACCCTGGCCACTGGCAGCACCCTTTTCCTGGGCAAAGTG ggccCCTTCGTGCACCTGTCTGTGATGATCGCTGCCTACCTGGGCCGTGTGCACACCAAGGCCATTGGGGAGCCTGAG AACAAGAGCAAGCAGAACGAGATGCTGGTGGCAGCGGCCGCGGTGGGTGTGGCCACAGTGTTTGCAGCGCCCTTCAGCG GCGTCCTGTTCAGCATCGAGGTCATGTCTTCCCGCTTCTCTGTCTGGGATTACTGGAGGGGCTTCTTCGCTGCCACCTGCGGGGCCTTTATGTTCCGCCTCCTGGCAGTCTTCAACAGCGAGCAGG agacCATCACCTCCCTCTACAAGACCAATTTCAGGGTGGATGTCCCCTTCGACCTGCCAGAGATCTTCTTTTTTGTGGCCCTGGG ggccatCTGCGGCATCCTGAGCTGCGTTTACCTCTTCTGTCAGCGAACATTCCTTGGTTTTGTCAAGACCAACCGGGTCACCTCCAAACTGCTGGCCACCAG caAGCCTCTGTATTCTGCCCTGGCCGCCTTGGTTCTTGCTTCCATCACCTACCCCCCTGGCGTGGGCCGCTTCATCGCTTCTCGG CTGTCCATGAAGCAGCATCTGGAGTCACTGTTCGACAACAACTCGTGGGTGCTGATGACCCGGAACTCATCCCCACCCTGGCCTGAGGAGCTCGACCCCCAGAACCTGTGGTTCGAGTGGTACCACCCACGGTTCACCATCTTTGGGACCCTTGCCTTCTTCCTGGTTATGAAG TTCTGGATGCTGATTCTGGCCACCACAATCCCCATGCCTGCCGGCTACTTCATGCCCATATTCATCCTCG GAGCTGCCATCGGGCGCCTCATCGGGGAGGCCCTGGCTGTTGCCTTCCCTGAGGGCATCGTGGCTGGAGGGGTCACCAACCCCATTATGCCTGGAGGGTACGCCCTGGCAG GGGCTGCGGCCTTCTCAGGGGCTGTGACCCACACCATCTCCACGGCGCTGCTGGCCTTCGAGCTGACTGGCCAGATAGTGCACGCGTTGCCGGTGTTGATGGCCGTGCTGGCAGCGAACGCCATCGCCCAGAGCTTCCAGCCTTCCTTCTATGACGGCACCATCATTGTCAAGAAGCTGCCATACCTCCCGTGGATCCGAGGTCGGAAAATCAG CTCTCACCGTGTGACTGTGGAGCACTTCATGAACGCTACCATCACCACGGTGGCCAAGGACACACCGCTGGAGGAAGTGGTCAAGGTCGTGACCTCCACGGACATGGCCACGTACCTCCTGGTGGAAAGCACAG ctgtaaagttttaa
- the LOC106975579 gene encoding chloride channel protein ClC-Ka isoform X4 — MEELVGLREGSSGSPVTLQELWGPCPRIRRGIRGGLEWLKQKLFRVGEDWYFLMTLGVLMALISYAMNFAIGRVVRAHKWLYREIGDSHLLRYLSWTVYPVALVSFSSGFSQSITPFSGGSGIPELKTILSGVVLEDYLDIKNFGAKVVGLTCTLATGSTLFLGKVGPFVHLSVMIAAYLGRVHTKAIGEPENKSKQNEMLVAAAAVGVATVFAAPFSGVLFSIEVMSSRFSVWDYWRGFFAATCGAFMFRLLAVFNSEQETITSLYKTNFRVDVPFDLPEIFFFVALGAICGILSCVYLFCQRTFLGFVKTNRVTSKLLATSKPLYSALAALVLASITYPPGVGRFIASRLSMKQHLESLFDNNSWVLMTRNSSPPWPEELDPQNLWFEWYHPRFTIFGTLAFFLVMKFWMLILATTIPMPAGYFMPIFILGAAIGRLIGEALAVAFPEGIVAGGVTNPIMPGGYALAGAAAFSGAVTHTISTALLAFELTGQIVHALPVLMAVLAANAIAQSFQPSFYDGTIIVKKLPYLPWIRGRKISSLHDLGQVLGLLGLCVSLAISLSS, encoded by the exons ATGGAAGAGCTGGTAGGGCTGCGTGAGGGCTCCTCGGGGAGCCCTGTGACTCTTCAGGAGCTATGGGGCCCGTGTCCCCGCATCCGCAGAGGCATTCGCG GGGGCCTGGAGTGGCTGAAGCAAAAGCTGTTCCGCGTCGGGGAGGACTGGTACTTCCTGATGACCCTCGGGGTGCTCATGGCCCTGATCAGCTACGCCATGAACTTCGCTATCGGGCGCGTGGTCAGAG CACACAAGTGGCTCTACCGGGAGATTGGGGACAGCCACCTGCTCCGGTATCTCTCCTGGACTGTGTACCCTGTGGCCCTGGTCTCCTTCTCCTCTGGCTTCAGCCAGAGCATCACACCCTTCTCTGGAG GTTCTGGAATCCCAGAGCTGAAGACTATTCTGTCAGGCGTGGTGTTGGAGGACTACCTGGATATTAAGAACTTCGGGGCCAAGGTCGTGGGCCTTACCTGCACCCTGGCCACTGGCAGCACCCTTTTCCTGGGCAAAGTG ggccCCTTCGTGCACCTGTCTGTGATGATCGCTGCCTACCTGGGCCGTGTGCACACCAAGGCCATTGGGGAGCCTGAG AACAAGAGCAAGCAGAACGAGATGCTGGTGGCAGCGGCCGCGGTGGGTGTGGCCACAGTGTTTGCAGCGCCCTTCAGCG GCGTCCTGTTCAGCATCGAGGTCATGTCTTCCCGCTTCTCTGTCTGGGATTACTGGAGGGGCTTCTTCGCTGCCACCTGCGGGGCCTTTATGTTCCGCCTCCTGGCAGTCTTCAACAGCGAGCAGG agacCATCACCTCCCTCTACAAGACCAATTTCAGGGTGGATGTCCCCTTCGACCTGCCAGAGATCTTCTTTTTTGTGGCCCTGGG ggccatCTGCGGCATCCTGAGCTGCGTTTACCTCTTCTGTCAGCGAACATTCCTTGGTTTTGTCAAGACCAACCGGGTCACCTCCAAACTGCTGGCCACCAG caAGCCTCTGTATTCTGCCCTGGCCGCCTTGGTTCTTGCTTCCATCACCTACCCCCCTGGCGTGGGCCGCTTCATCGCTTCTCGG CTGTCCATGAAGCAGCATCTGGAGTCACTGTTCGACAACAACTCGTGGGTGCTGATGACCCGGAACTCATCCCCACCCTGGCCTGAGGAGCTCGACCCCCAGAACCTGTGGTTCGAGTGGTACCACCCACGGTTCACCATCTTTGGGACCCTTGCCTTCTTCCTGGTTATGAAG TTCTGGATGCTGATTCTGGCCACCACAATCCCCATGCCTGCCGGCTACTTCATGCCCATATTCATCCTCG GAGCTGCCATCGGGCGCCTCATCGGGGAGGCCCTGGCTGTTGCCTTCCCTGAGGGCATCGTGGCTGGAGGGGTCACCAACCCCATTATGCCTGGAGGGTACGCCCTGGCAG GGGCTGCGGCCTTCTCAGGGGCTGTGACCCACACCATCTCCACGGCGCTGCTGGCCTTCGAGCTGACTGGCCAGATAGTGCACGCGTTGCCGGTGTTGATGGCCGTGCTGGCAGCGAACGCCATCGCCCAGAGCTTCCAGCCTTCCTTCTATGACGGCACCATCATTGTCAAGAAGCTGCCATACCTCCCGTGGATCCGAGGTCGGAAAATCAG CTccctgcatgaccttgggcaagtccttgGCCTCCTGGGCCTCTGCGTCTCATTAGCCATCAGTCTGTCCTCATGA
- the LOC106975579 gene encoding chloride channel protein ClC-Ka isoform X1, with amino-acid sequence MEELVGLREGSSGSPVTLQELWGPCPRIRRGIRGGLEWLKQKLFRVGEDWYFLMTLGVLMALISYAMNFAIGRVVRAHKWLYREIGDSHLLRYLSWTVYPVALVSFSSGFSQSITPFSGGSGIPELKTILSGVVLEDYLDIKNFGAKVVGLTCTLATGSTLFLGKVGPFVHLSVMIAAYLGRVHTKAIGEPENKSKQNEMLVAAAAVGVATVFAAPFSGVLFSIEVMSSRFSVWDYWRGFFAATCGAFMFRLLAVFNSEQETITSLYKTNFRVDVPFDLPEIFFFVALGAICGILSCVYLFCQRTFLGFVKTNRVTSKLLATSKPLYSALAALVLASITYPPGVGRFIASRLSMKQHLESLFDNNSWVLMTRNSSPPWPEELDPQNLWFEWYHPRFTIFGTLAFFLVMKFWMLILATTIPMPAGYFMPIFILGAAIGRLIGEALAVAFPEGIVAGGVTNPIMPGGYALAGAAAFSGAVTHTISTALLAFELTGQIVHALPVLMAVLAANAIAQSFQPSFYDGTIIVKKLPYLPWIRGRKISSHRVTVEHFMNATITTVAKDTPLEEVVKVVTSTDMATYLLVESTESQILVGTMERTHLVQALQAEPPSWAPGHQQCLQDILAGGCPVEPVTLQLSPETSLHQAHNLFELLNLQSLPVTSRGRAVGSVSWVELKKAISSLTNPPAPK; translated from the exons ATGGAAGAGCTGGTAGGGCTGCGTGAGGGCTCCTCGGGGAGCCCTGTGACTCTTCAGGAGCTATGGGGCCCGTGTCCCCGCATCCGCAGAGGCATTCGCG GGGGCCTGGAGTGGCTGAAGCAAAAGCTGTTCCGCGTCGGGGAGGACTGGTACTTCCTGATGACCCTCGGGGTGCTCATGGCCCTGATCAGCTACGCCATGAACTTCGCTATCGGGCGCGTGGTCAGAG CACACAAGTGGCTCTACCGGGAGATTGGGGACAGCCACCTGCTCCGGTATCTCTCCTGGACTGTGTACCCTGTGGCCCTGGTCTCCTTCTCCTCTGGCTTCAGCCAGAGCATCACACCCTTCTCTGGAG GTTCTGGAATCCCAGAGCTGAAGACTATTCTGTCAGGCGTGGTGTTGGAGGACTACCTGGATATTAAGAACTTCGGGGCCAAGGTCGTGGGCCTTACCTGCACCCTGGCCACTGGCAGCACCCTTTTCCTGGGCAAAGTG ggccCCTTCGTGCACCTGTCTGTGATGATCGCTGCCTACCTGGGCCGTGTGCACACCAAGGCCATTGGGGAGCCTGAG AACAAGAGCAAGCAGAACGAGATGCTGGTGGCAGCGGCCGCGGTGGGTGTGGCCACAGTGTTTGCAGCGCCCTTCAGCG GCGTCCTGTTCAGCATCGAGGTCATGTCTTCCCGCTTCTCTGTCTGGGATTACTGGAGGGGCTTCTTCGCTGCCACCTGCGGGGCCTTTATGTTCCGCCTCCTGGCAGTCTTCAACAGCGAGCAGG agacCATCACCTCCCTCTACAAGACCAATTTCAGGGTGGATGTCCCCTTCGACCTGCCAGAGATCTTCTTTTTTGTGGCCCTGGG ggccatCTGCGGCATCCTGAGCTGCGTTTACCTCTTCTGTCAGCGAACATTCCTTGGTTTTGTCAAGACCAACCGGGTCACCTCCAAACTGCTGGCCACCAG caAGCCTCTGTATTCTGCCCTGGCCGCCTTGGTTCTTGCTTCCATCACCTACCCCCCTGGCGTGGGCCGCTTCATCGCTTCTCGG CTGTCCATGAAGCAGCATCTGGAGTCACTGTTCGACAACAACTCGTGGGTGCTGATGACCCGGAACTCATCCCCACCCTGGCCTGAGGAGCTCGACCCCCAGAACCTGTGGTTCGAGTGGTACCACCCACGGTTCACCATCTTTGGGACCCTTGCCTTCTTCCTGGTTATGAAG TTCTGGATGCTGATTCTGGCCACCACAATCCCCATGCCTGCCGGCTACTTCATGCCCATATTCATCCTCG GAGCTGCCATCGGGCGCCTCATCGGGGAGGCCCTGGCTGTTGCCTTCCCTGAGGGCATCGTGGCTGGAGGGGTCACCAACCCCATTATGCCTGGAGGGTACGCCCTGGCAG GGGCTGCGGCCTTCTCAGGGGCTGTGACCCACACCATCTCCACGGCGCTGCTGGCCTTCGAGCTGACTGGCCAGATAGTGCACGCGTTGCCGGTGTTGATGGCCGTGCTGGCAGCGAACGCCATCGCCCAGAGCTTCCAGCCTTCCTTCTATGACGGCACCATCATTGTCAAGAAGCTGCCATACCTCCCGTGGATCCGAGGTCGGAAAATCAG CTCTCACCGTGTGACTGTGGAGCACTTCATGAACGCTACCATCACCACGGTGGCCAAGGACACACCGCTGGAGGAAGTGGTCAAGGTCGTGACCTCCACGGACATGGCCACGTACCTCCTGGTGGAAAGCACAG AATCCCAGATCCTGGTGGGCACCATGGAAAGGACCCACCTGGTGCAGGCACTCCAGGCTGAGCCACCTTCCTGGGCTCCAGGACACCAG CAGTGTCTCCAGGACATATTGGCTGGGGGCTGTCCCGTGGAGCCAGTGACCCTGCAGCTGTCTCCGGAGACCTCCCTGCACCAG GCACACAACCTCTTCGAGCTGCTGAACCTTCAGTCCCTCCCTGTGACGTCCCGGGGCAGAGCTGTAGGCTCCGTGTCTTGGGTGGAG TTGAAGAAAGCAATTTCCAGCCTGACAAACCCACCAGCCCCAAAGTGA
- the FAM131C gene encoding protein FAM131C isoform X3: MSLARTNRWTSVGILGRSCSSNYNVAALATSSLVGVVQSIKDHITKPTAMARGRVAHLIEWKGWRAQRSGWEPSPAEDDHYCCLPDELREARFAAGVAEQFAITEATLSAWSSLDNEELHPKNSPQDVVQLQDLENLYLQDSLLSGPSQDDSLLAFSSPGLSPDGWPSPDEPPITAADPQPPSPEQQHRRRLPRGPGPQGGAHLQGSLPSVDSISLSEEEDEVFYN, from the exons GACAAACAGATGGACTTCTGTTGGGATCCTTGGCAG GTCCTGCTCCAGCAACTACAATGTGGCAGCTCTAGCCACCTCGTCCCTTGTGG GGGTGGTGCAGAGCATCAAGGACCACATCACGAAGCCCACGGCCATGGCGCGTGGCCGCGTGGCTCACCTCATCGAGTGGAAGGGCTGGCGTGCCCAGCGGTCGGGCTGGGAGCCATCCCCGGCTGAGGATGATCATTACTGTTGCCTGCCAGACGAGCTGCGGGAGGCCCGCTTTGCTGCAG gggtcGCCGAACAGTTTGCCATCACAGAGGCCACACTGAGCGCCTGGTCCTCGCTGGACAATGAGGAGCTTCACCCCAAGAACAGCCCTCAGGACGTCGTCCAGCTACAGG ACCTAGAGAACCTCTACCTTCAGGACAGTCTTCTGAGCGGCCCCTCCCAGGATGACAGTCTTCtggccttctcttcccctggccTCTCCCCCGATGGCTGGCCCTCACCCGATGAGCCCCCCATCACAGCTGCcgacccccagccccccagccctgaACAGCAGCATCGGAGGCGGCTGCCTAGGGGCCCGGGGCCTCAGGGTGGGGCCCACCtgcagggctccctcccctcggTGGACAGCATCTCCCTCtcggaggaggaggacgaggtgTTCTACAACTGA